In Acidaminococcus timonensis, one DNA window encodes the following:
- a CDS encoding serine hydrolase domain-containing protein yields MHKGRFMKAAVLGLCAALLLPSACLAAKGKKGIPGPARKQLTRELDAMVGHNGTHVPGLGVEVYKNGKKAYTHFAGHRYFAEKPGQKDLPITGKTRFRAASVSKMFTAFTIMQLVDEGKLTLDEDVSGLLGFPLRNPHYPDTPITVRMLLSHTSSLRDGKLYAIPPTDSVQEFFTEKGKFYEDGDHFAPLGQAPGKYFKYSNINYGLLGTLIEKVTGQRFDKYQKSHILKQLGIRADYNPGNLSKGEFRDLGVIYQKNSHGKWDENGPWIPQIDDYQGKQPPRDQVKVQNPDHRELDAFYDLKDYVPGTNATIFSPQGGLRISYDELGHALEMLVNGGRYKGKQIIRPGLLKEMMTPQWTYDPKASNGSTYGGTILAYGLGLYPIYGTSTSRVVKDHELDLWGHTGEAYGLLSGVFLVPGTKDGFVYMMNGEALAEDDDPRSAGRFSGNYVWEENIMDTICRNAFF; encoded by the coding sequence ATGCACAAAGGAAGATTCATGAAAGCTGCCGTCCTGGGGCTCTGTGCCGCCCTGCTGCTGCCTTCCGCCTGCCTGGCCGCCAAAGGGAAAAAGGGGATCCCCGGTCCTGCCAGAAAGCAGCTGACCCGGGAACTGGATGCCATGGTGGGCCATAACGGCACCCACGTGCCCGGACTGGGGGTGGAAGTGTATAAAAACGGCAAAAAGGCCTACACCCATTTCGCCGGCCACCGGTACTTTGCCGAAAAGCCCGGCCAGAAAGATCTGCCCATTACCGGCAAAACCCGATTCCGGGCCGCTTCCGTATCCAAAATGTTCACCGCCTTCACCATCATGCAGCTGGTGGATGAAGGAAAACTGACCCTGGATGAGGATGTAAGCGGTCTGCTGGGTTTCCCGCTGCGGAACCCCCATTATCCGGACACTCCCATCACAGTGCGGATGCTGCTCTCCCACACCTCCAGCCTCCGGGACGGCAAACTGTATGCCATCCCACCGACCGACTCTGTACAGGAATTCTTCACGGAAAAAGGGAAATTCTATGAGGACGGCGACCACTTCGCTCCATTGGGTCAGGCCCCGGGCAAATACTTCAAGTACTCCAACATCAACTACGGCCTTTTGGGCACCCTCATCGAAAAAGTCACAGGACAGCGGTTCGACAAATACCAGAAGAGCCACATCCTGAAACAGCTGGGCATCCGGGCGGACTACAACCCGGGTAACCTGTCCAAAGGCGAATTCAGGGACCTGGGCGTGATCTACCAGAAGAACAGCCACGGAAAATGGGACGAGAACGGCCCCTGGATTCCCCAGATCGACGACTACCAGGGCAAACAGCCGCCCAGAGACCAGGTAAAGGTGCAGAACCCGGACCACCGGGAGCTGGATGCGTTCTACGATCTGAAGGACTATGTACCCGGCACCAACGCCACCATCTTTTCTCCCCAGGGCGGGCTGCGGATCAGCTATGATGAACTGGGGCATGCCCTGGAAATGCTGGTGAACGGCGGCCGATACAAAGGGAAACAGATCATCCGGCCGGGACTGCTGAAAGAGATGATGACGCCCCAATGGACCTATGACCCCAAAGCGTCCAATGGTTCCACCTATGGAGGCACCATCCTGGCCTACGGCCTGGGCCTCTACCCCATCTACGGCACTTCCACCAGCCGGGTGGTGAAGGACCATGAGCTGGACCTGTGGGGCCACACCGGTGAAGCCTACGGCCTGCTGTCCGGAGTGTTCCTGGTCCCCGGCACAAAGGATGGTTTCGTGTATATGATGAACGGAGAAGCCCTGGCCGAAGACGATGATCCACGCAGTGCCGGCAGATTCAGCGGCAATTATGTGTGGGAAGAGAACATCATGGATACCATTTGCCGGAATGCGTTTTTCTAA